A genomic region of Longimicrobium sp. contains the following coding sequences:
- a CDS encoding tetratricopeptide repeat protein, producing MRFFRSHLALFAAAVFLATSADAQRAPRRPPLPAAADTNDARAYYDLGVRSMARRPDLAADAFYWAVELRPGWADALYGRHTAMLLRDPRRMIQYQSSGRARSSAEARQIDSLYLRALRSDPFVQRRFEPDLTRMWIGALIVGGDPTQVDDQTLLSYYTSQVMADLPPIMRARVMAAQGKIPEAAQAFGEALRSRRNSSETRGWILQERARMFALVGNNQRALSDLDSAVNLQVERDERELVRFYESKAVIHHSRGLIFERTGKADVAREAYSRALEEDLSYAPAHLRLALLALAAGDTATAEGEMRLAAETAPDDATLRILYGTLLSRLRRLDEAATQLEAATTLAPHHADGWLVLGMVKQLQGDDKGTLRACREYLARAPRDDPRRAQVEQLVATAPEGQ from the coding sequence ATGCGATTTTTCCGCAGCCACCTGGCGCTGTTCGCCGCCGCCGTGTTCCTGGCCACCTCGGCCGATGCCCAGCGCGCGCCGCGCCGTCCGCCGCTTCCCGCCGCGGCCGACACCAACGACGCACGCGCCTACTACGACCTGGGCGTCCGCAGCATGGCCCGCCGCCCGGATCTGGCCGCCGACGCCTTCTACTGGGCCGTGGAGCTGAGACCCGGATGGGCCGATGCGCTGTACGGGCGCCACACGGCGATGCTGCTGCGCGATCCGCGGCGGATGATCCAGTACCAGAGCAGCGGGCGGGCCCGCTCGTCGGCCGAGGCGCGGCAGATCGACTCGTTGTACCTGCGCGCGCTGCGCAGCGATCCCTTCGTCCAGCGGCGCTTCGAGCCGGACCTGACCCGCATGTGGATCGGCGCGCTGATCGTGGGCGGCGACCCCACCCAGGTAGACGACCAGACGCTGCTTTCGTACTATACCAGCCAGGTGATGGCCGACCTGCCGCCCATCATGCGTGCGCGTGTAATGGCGGCGCAGGGAAAGATTCCCGAGGCGGCGCAGGCCTTTGGCGAGGCGCTGCGCAGCCGCCGCAACAGCAGCGAAACCCGCGGGTGGATCCTGCAGGAGCGCGCGCGGATGTTCGCGCTCGTGGGCAACAACCAGAGGGCGCTGTCGGACCTGGACTCGGCGGTGAACCTGCAGGTGGAGCGCGACGAGCGCGAGCTGGTGCGCTTCTACGAGAGCAAGGCGGTGATCCACCACAGCCGCGGGCTGATCTTCGAGCGCACGGGCAAGGCCGACGTGGCGCGCGAGGCGTATTCCCGCGCGCTGGAAGAAGACCTCTCGTACGCGCCGGCGCACCTGCGGCTGGCATTGCTGGCGCTGGCCGCGGGCGACACCGCCACCGCCGAGGGCGAGATGCGGCTGGCGGCCGAAACGGCCCCGGACGACGCCACGCTGCGCATTCTGTACGGCACCCTGCTGTCGCGCCTGCGCAGGCTGGACGAGGCCGCCACGCAGCTGGAGGCGGCCACGACGCTGGCGCCCCACCACGCGGACGGCTGGCTGGTGCTGGGAATGGTGAAGCAGCTGCAGGGTGACGACAAGGGAACGCTGCGGGCCTGCCGCGAGTACCTGGCCCGCGCCCCCCGGGACGACCCGCGCCGGGCACAGGTGGAACAGCTCGTGGCCACCGCGCCGGAGGGCCAGTGA